GGCCTGAGCCTGCGTTAACCAACATTAATTGTAAACCAACACGGCCAGGCCGTACCGGTTGCTTTTCTTAAAAAACAATCTGCATCGGCGGGCTTATTCATGCTTGCACAAGATTGCTATATTTGGCCCATGCTGAAGCAGGAGCGTTACCGTTTATTTGTCGAGTATTTTTCACAACACCAGCCGGTGGCTGAAACCGAGTTGCATTATACCAATCCGTATGAGCTGCTGGTGGCGGTGATCCTCTCGGCACAATGTACAGACAAGCGTATTAACCAGGTAACCCCTGCCCTTTTTGACCGGTTCCCTACGCCCGAGTCATTATCCCTGTCAACCTCCGAGGAGGTGTTTACCTACATCCGCAGCGTAAGTTATCCTAATAATAAGGCTAAACATTTGGTGGGCATGGCCAAAATGCTGGTACATGACTTTGGCGGTGAAGTACCCTCAGACGTAAAAGAACTGCAAAAAATGCCCGGCGTTGGGCGCAAAACGGCCAATGTTATTGCCTCGGTAGTGTTTGATGTACCAGCCATTGCCGTAGATACGCATGTGTTCAGGGTATCAAACCGTATTGGGCTCACCAACAACGCCCGCACACCATTGGCTGTAGAAAAACAACTGATCAAATTTCTGCCCCGTGAACGATTGGCCATTGCACACCACTGGATCATCTTACACGGCCGCTATATCTGCATAGCCCGCAAACCTAAGTGTGATATCTGCCCCCTCACTCATTTTTGTAAATACTACGAGAAGAATATAGCCGGAAAGCTTATATCTGGCAATTAGTTTACCACCAGTCTGCTAAACTTCGCGCCATCGTAAACCCCAATACCATCGTTTTGGGTTAGCAGATACAATCGTCCATCTGGTGCAAATTCCATCTTCAATACATTCATGGCTGGCCCGGTGGCGTCGGCCTGGCCTCCGTTTCGCCAATGTAAAAGAGGCTTAAATAGCTTTGTCCAGTTTTCAATCTTTTCCAGGTTTTGCTTTGGTTCTCCTTTAAAAACGCCGTTTTGACAATAAAAGTAGAGACAGCCATCTTTAGGGTTAAAACAAGCCGGACCAATATACTCCCCTGCTTGAGTCATCTTTGCAGGCCTCGGTTTACCATTAATTACCAGAGTAGTGTCTATATATTTGAGTTTGCTTTTGAATAGTACTTTGGCAGTAAGGTTATTAAATTGAACTAAGCTGCCATCTGTGAGGCTCAGATGGGCTAATCCGGATGACAAATAAACCAAATGCCCATCTGTAAATATTGACTTTACCGGATTTAAGTCAAGTTCAAACCCGTTTGTCTGAGGTTTGATGAACTTTTTACTCTTGATGTCGAATACAAATAATTCTCCACCCCATTCGCCATGCTCTGAACCTATCCATAAACGATTATTACTATCAACCAATACCGCCGATGGTTTAAACCAGCCTCCAATTTGTCTGTTGAGTTTTAAAGAGTCGTCCGGGTAATATGTTTTGTTGTCGATTAGACTGATTATACCCTGTTTATCAATTACATAAAGTTGATTATTGTTGTCAAAACAAATGTTATAGATAGTTTCTTTACCGTTGAAGATTGTTTCGAACGTTTGCTTCTTACTGTTGAACCGCTCCACATGGTTCACAGAATCTACAATTACTAAATTGTTTTTCTTATCGACCGTTAGCTGGGTTATAGGTTTATCAGTCCGAAGATCTATAGTTGTAAAAGCATGTTTAACGGTGTTATAAATGTCAACTTTTCCGGATGGTGTTAGTGCATAAAGCTCCTCCCCCGATATTGCCATGTTTGTATAAACCTGAGGGGTAGCCGTTTGTGATTTACAAGCCGTGAACAAGCCCATGCAAAGCATGGTAACGATAAGGTGTTTCATATGCCAATTTAATACTTTATGTAGTATAGATGCTCACTGTCGCCATATTCCATAAAAAAAGCGCTTTGCAGCGCTTTTTTTATGTTTTGAAAATATCAGGCTTCGGCCTTTTCAATCATCGGCATCTCATCAGCACTTGGGCCATAGCTGCCCGGGATAGGCACATTCAGCAATCGCAAGAATACACCCAGCTGCGCACGGTGGTGAATCTGTTGCGACATGCTCATCCTAATCACGTCGGCTTTATTAGTGGTAAAGAAAATATTGGCGCCGTCGCGCAGCGTCCACAGTTCGGCCAGTTCGGCAGCGTCGGCATTTTGCAGGCGGGTGCGGGCCTCTTCCAGGTTTTTCTCAAAGGTAGCCTGTAACTCGGCATTGTTAGCCACGATGGTTGGCTTATAACCTTCTACGGAAAAATCCAACTCGGTAGTATTTAAAGCCATCGGTATCCAGCCCGGTAACTCGGCAATATGCGTAGCCAGTACAACAAGGCGCATACTTTTAGGATGCGGCTGCCATTGGTACTGATCCTCGGGCAACAGGGTTAAAAATTTACGGGTTATTGCCGCTTCCTCTTCCAATTGGTTCAAGAAATAATTTAAGAGTGTCATAATGCTTGCTTTTTAGTTGATGATTCAAAGGTGACAATGGCGAGTGACAACCCTATGTCAGTAGGAAAAAATTGGAGCAAAAAAAATCCAGAAACCGGAATTTCCCGCTAATTATTTTTAATGGCATTCAAGAAAGCTTCGCCATTGAACGGACTCTTAAGATTTACAGGATACTGAAAGAACGATTATCCTGTAAATCATTTAAACTTATAAATCCTAGTTCTAAAAGAGCGTGGGCCAGTCAGAACACCGGGCCGGCGCTGGCGGGAATGCTAATTTTTTATCGAGCTGTGCGAGAATAAAAAATCGCAGGGCGGGTGGAAGGATTGTTCTGACTTGATTTTTTGCTTCTTTTTGATCAAGCAAAAAGAAGTAGCCCCCGCGGCAATGAGCGGGCTACAGAACGTTATTACACGGACCGCCCTAAAATCATAAGCCTCCATAATTAAATAAACCGTCTTTAAATTTTATCTTTTGATTTTCCCTCCCCGATAACTAAGTTTGATAGAAACATCAACGTTTCCACAGCATTTTAAACCAATAAAAAATAATTACTAAAAAAATTAGTATTTGTAATTTCTTTTATTACATTTGTACACATTCATATTACAATGAGCAACGCAGATAAACTTAAAGCATTACAGCTTACGCTGGATAAACTGGAAAAATCATACGGCAAAGGCACCATCATGAAGCTGGGCGATACCGAGGTTGAGAAAATGGAAGTGATCTCTACCGGTTCGTTGGGGCTGGATATTGCCCTTGGTGTTAATGGTTTGCCTAAAGGCCGTATCATTGAGATCTATGGTCCGGAGTCGTCTGGTAAAACCACGCTGGCTATCCACGCCATTGCTGAGGCACAGAAACAAGGCGGCATTGCTGCCTTTATTGATGCCGAGCACGCGTTCGATCGTTTTTATGCTAAAAAGCTGGGTGTCGATGTAGAAAACCTGTTGATCTCTCAGCCTGATAACGGCGAGCAGGCACTGGAAATTGCTGACAACCTGATTCGCTCTGGTGCTATCGATATCATTGTAATTGACTCTGTGGCCGCACTGGTGCCAAAAGGCGAGATTGAGGGCGAAATGGGCGACTCTAAAATGGGCCTGCAGGCGCGCTTAATGTCTCAAGCTTTACGTAAGCTAACCGGTACCATCAGCAAAACCGGATGTTGCTGTATCTTCATCAACCAGCTGCGCGATAAGATTGGGGTAATGTTTGGTAACCCTGAAACCACTACTGGTGGTAACGCGTTGAAATTTTACGCTTCGGTACGTTTGGATGTACGCCGTATCTCTCAGATCAAGGATACCGACGAGGTATCTGGTAACCGCGTTAAAGTGAAAATTGTTAAAAACAAAGTAGCTCCGCCGTTCCGCTTAGCAGAGTTTGATATCATGTTTGGCGAGGGCATCTCTAAAGCCGGCGAAATTATTGACCTGGGTGTTGACCACAACATCATCAAAAAATCAGGTTCATGGTTTAGCTATGGCGATACCCGCCTGGGCCAGGGTCGTGATGCGGTTAAACAACTGCTGCTAGACAACCCTGAGCTGATGGAAGAACTGGAAACCCGCATTAAAGAGAAGGTAACCGGTGAGTCTTTAGAAGAAGCGTGATTTTAGTGGTCAGTGATTAGTTAATCAGTGATCAGTTTATATAAGATTTTGGAGAGCCACATATTTGTGGCTCTTTTTATTTCTTAGGGCCGTAGAAAATTTTACTGGCTTCCTCTATATTTAGTCTAAGCAAGATGGCTTTGTCATACCTGACAATATATATTGATACCCCGTTATTATAGTTTTTATTATTTAACAACAATCATCAACTCTTTAATCGTCTTACCTTCATTGTCTTTTATACTTAACGTATATTTTCCTCTTCTTAGATAAAGTTTGTCGTCAGCTTTTTCTACCACCAATTGATCAGCTGGAATTCTATTGCCGGGTAGTTCATTAGCATAGAATGCTTGAACAAACTGCTTGGGTTTTAAATGAAGATATTGCAGGCCATAAGGTTTCCTCATCCCTCCAATGCTATAGAATGATGGATGATTGCCTTGCTTAAGATATTGCGGGAAGATAACTGATATGTCTACAAATTTACCGTGCCATGGCCTGTCATCCTTGACCGCAACTACCGGGCCTGTAATATGCAATAACGTATTTACAGATATAAACTCCTTTTCATCAAGCTGCGGATACAAATGTTCCACTTGCCTGGTTTGATCAATGGTTAAGGGATCAATACCTGTAAACTGCTTAAAATATTGCGCCATTTTCTTCCAACCGTTGCTGTTACCCTCGTGAACATGGTCATAGCCGGCAAATACTAACAATTTCTGGCCTGACTGATTACCTAATAAACTTTCTAAGTTTCGGGCCATTAAAGAATCCCTGAAGCTATTGCAATAATTGGGGGCGGTGCTTTTATGATCACATTCTTCCTTAGGTTCATAACCTGCCAACTTAAATCCGAGCGATTTTGCCTCTCTTATTAATTCACCAAAAAGTGGTTCACGGGAATAGTAACCGGTATGATAATCGGGATAAGGTTTTTGATTAATTAAGGAATCATCCAGGGTTTCTATAGCTAACGTGTGATAGCCTGACTGATAGAAAGACCTAAGCATCTCCATTAGTAAAGCTCGATGATAAGGCAGATGATGTGCTTCATTGATCATTACCACCTGCTGGTGCCTGGCTTGCTCCGTTATATAACTTGCAGCATCAATAAAATGATGTTGCCTGACAAAAGCAGTATCGTAATTTACTTTCTCTTTCTTCGCCTCCTCACCAAATCTAGCATCACTATAAAACAACAGCTTTTTATAATCTCCTATAAAGGAATAATAAGTCATCATGGCCTGATACCAGGTACCCATTCCTGCACGGTCTGCTGTATCCGCTTTAATGGTATGCAATAATCGGATTGGCGCCAAATAATTTTCGGGCTGCTCATTTGTTACGCTCATTGCCGTATCAAACGCCCTTTGTGCTGGAGATTGCGCTTCTAAAAGTTGACAGCCAATTACTAAGATTGCAAATAGTATTAAATGCTTCATAAGCACCAAAACTAATAAATTAGTTTAAAATCCAAATAATTCATTAATAATCGGACTCCAAAGTAATTTCAATAAATCATCTTAAAACAAAAAACGCCTCCCCATCAGGGAAGGCGTTTTATATAGTAAGGAATTTAAAATCCTAAAATATTGATTTAAACAGCTTGCTGAGCACGGATGATGTTCAGTGCACCGCCTGCTTTAAACCACTCAATTTGCTGTGCATTGTAAGTGTGGTTTACCGCGAAGGTATCCTGAGAACCATCTTTGTGGGTCAGGGTTACGCTCAGTTGTTTGTCTGGTGCAAAGGTAGTCAGACCGTTGATTGCAAACAGGTCATCTTCCTGTACTTTATCGTAATCAGCCGGATCAGCGAAGGTGATGCCCAGCATACCTTGTTTTTTCAGGTTGGTTTCGTGGATACGTGCGAAAGATTTTACCAGGATAGCACGAACGCCCAGGTGACGTGGCTCCATCGCAGCGTGCTCGCGTGATGAACCTTCACCGTAGTTCTCGTCGCCTACTACTACAGAACCTATACCGTGCGCTTTGTAATCGCGCTGGGTAGCAGGTACCGGACCATACTCGCCGGTCAGGGCGTTTTTAACGCTGTCTGCATTGTTATTGAAGTAGTTGATCGCACCGATCAGCATGTTATTTGAAATGTTATCCAGGTGACCGCGGAATTTCAACCATGGACCAGCCATAGAGATGTGGTCAGTAGTACATTTACCTTTAGCTTTGATCAGCAAGCGCAGGCCGCTCAGGTCGGTACCTTCCCAGGCTGCAAATGGATCTAACAGTTGTAAACGGGCAGATTTTGGATCAACCACAACAGTTACACCGCTACCGTCTTCTGCAGGAGCCTGGTAACCAGCATCCTCAACTGCAAAACCTTTTACTGGTAACTCGATGCCTACTGGCTCGTCCAATTTCACCTGCTCACCGTTTTGGTTGGTCAGGGTGTCAGTTAAAGGGTTGAAGGTTAAATCACCAGCAATTGCAAACGCAGTTACAATCTCCGGAGATGCTACGAAAGCGTGGGT
This region of Mucilaginibacter yixingensis genomic DNA includes:
- the nth gene encoding endonuclease III encodes the protein MLKQERYRLFVEYFSQHQPVAETELHYTNPYELLVAVILSAQCTDKRINQVTPALFDRFPTPESLSLSTSEEVFTYIRSVSYPNNKAKHLVGMAKMLVHDFGGEVPSDVKELQKMPGVGRKTANVIASVVFDVPAIAVDTHVFRVSNRIGLTNNARTPLAVEKQLIKFLPRERLAIAHHWIILHGRYICIARKPKCDICPLTHFCKYYEKNIAGKLISGN
- a CDS encoding DinB family protein encodes the protein MTLLNYFLNQLEEEAAITRKFLTLLPEDQYQWQPHPKSMRLVVLATHIAELPGWIPMALNTTELDFSVEGYKPTIVANNAELQATFEKNLEEARTRLQNADAAELAELWTLRDGANIFFTTNKADVIRMSMSQQIHHRAQLGVFLRLLNVPIPGSYGPSADEMPMIEKAEA
- the recA gene encoding recombinase RecA → MSNADKLKALQLTLDKLEKSYGKGTIMKLGDTEVEKMEVISTGSLGLDIALGVNGLPKGRIIEIYGPESSGKTTLAIHAIAEAQKQGGIAAFIDAEHAFDRFYAKKLGVDVENLLISQPDNGEQALEIADNLIRSGAIDIIVIDSVAALVPKGEIEGEMGDSKMGLQARLMSQALRKLTGTISKTGCCCIFINQLRDKIGVMFGNPETTTGGNALKFYASVRLDVRRISQIKDTDEVSGNRVKVKIVKNKVAPPFRLAEFDIMFGEGISKAGEIIDLGVDHNIIKKSGSWFSYGDTRLGQGRDAVKQLLLDNPELMEELETRIKEKVTGESLEEA